A part of Oncorhynchus gorbuscha isolate QuinsamMale2020 ecotype Even-year linkage group LG09, OgorEven_v1.0, whole genome shotgun sequence genomic DNA contains:
- the LOC124043435 gene encoding frizzled-1-like produces MGNDKVCRMFSHLLVLIIFALLPQADGQYGERGMSVPEHGFCQPISIPLCTDIAYNETIMPNLLGHTNQEDAGLEVHQFYPLVKVQCSPDLKFFLCSMYAPVCTVLEQALPPCRSLCERARQGCEALMNKFGFQWPDSLACESFPVHGAGELCVGQNVSDRSAPINPTSDVTESSYGQHRTVKGQFRCPVALKVPPYLNYRFLGEEYCGAPCEPSKPHGMMYFNEDELKFAKIWIGIWSVLCCSSTLFTVLTYLVDMQRFSYPERPIIFLSGCYTMVSIVYIAGFLLGDKVVCNDRFDSDIKTVVQGTKKEGCTILFMILYFFSMASSIWWVILALTWFLSAGMKWGHEAIEANSQYFHLAAWAVPAVKTITILAVGQVDGDVLSGVCYVGNNSVDALRGFVLAPLFIYLSLGTSFLLAGFVSLFRIRTIMKHDGTKTEKLEKLMVRIGIFSVLYTVPATIVIACYFYEQAFREQWEKSWVSRTCKNYAVPCPGHHQPQMSPDFTVFMIKYLMTLIVGITSGFWIWSSKTLNSWRRFYTRLAVNKQGETTV; encoded by the coding sequence ATGGGGAACGACAAAGTTTGTAGGATGTTTTCCCATTTGCTGGTTCTGATTATTTTTGCACTTTTACCGCAAGCAGATGGTCAGTATGGTGAGCGTGGAATGTCTGTTCCTGAACATGGCTTTTGCCAACCTATTTCCATTCCTCTCTGTACGGATATTGCCTATAACGAGACTATCATGCCAAATTTATTAGGGCACACAAACCAAGAGGACGCGGGGCTTGAAGTGCACCAGTTTTATCCGCTTGTGAAAGTTCAATGCTCTCCTGACCTGAAGTTTTTCCTCTGTTCCATGTATGCTCCCGTTTGTACGGTGCTGGAACAAGCACTGCCTCCGTGCCGCTCGCTCTGCGAGAGAGCGAGGCAGGGCTGCGAGGCTCTGATGAATAAATTCGGCTTCCAATGGCCTGACAGCCTCGCCTGTGAATCTTTCCCTGTTCACGGAGCGGGTGAGTTGTGCGTCGGGCAAAACGTGTCTGATAGAAGTGCTCCTATTAATCCTACATCAGATGTAACAGAATCATCTTATGGGCAGCATAGGACTGTAAAGGGACAGTTTAGATGCCCAGTTGCATTGAAAGTACCCCCCTATTTGAACTACCGTTTTCTTGGGGAGGAGTATTGTGGTGCACCTTGTGAGCCCTCAAAACCCCATGGCATGATGTACTTCAATGAGGATGAGTTGAAATTTGCCAAGATATGGATTGGAATATGGTCTGTGTTATGCTGCTCGTCCACTCTGTTCACGGTTTTGACCTACTTGGTCGACATGCAGAGGTTCAGCTACCCAGAGCGACCCATCATTTTCCTATCAGGCTGCTACACTATGGTGTCAATAGTCTACATCGCTGGCTTCTTGTTGGGGGACAAGGTGGTATGCAACGACCGCTTTGACAGCGACATCAAAACGGTCGTCCAAGGCACCAAAAAGGAGGGCTGCACCATTTTGTTCATGATACTTTACTTTTTCAGCATGGCCAGCTCCATCTGGTGGGTCATCCTAGCCTTGACGTGGTTCTTGTCAGCCGGGATGAAGTGGGGTCACGAGGCCATCGAAGCCAACTCGCAGTACTTCCACCTGGCGGCATGGGCAGTACCTGCCGTCAAGACCATCACCATCCTGGCGGTGGGGCAGGTGGACGGGGACGTTCTGAGCGGCGTGTGCTACGTGGGCAATAACAGCGTGGACGCTCTCCGAGGTTTCGTTCTGGCGCCGCTCTTCATCTACCTCTCCCTGGGCACCTCGTTCCTTCTGGCAGGCTTCGTGTCGCTCTTCCGCATCCGGACCATCATGAAGCACGACGGCACCAAGACTGAGAAACTGGAGAAGCTCATGGTGCGCATTGGCATCTTCAGCGTGCTCTACACGGTGCCCGCCACCATCGTCATCGCGTGCTACTTCTATGAGCAGgcgttcagggaacagtgggagaAGAGTTGGGTGAGTCGGACGTGTAAAAACTACGCCGTGCCGTGCCCCGGGCACCATCAACCACAGATGTCGCCAGACTTTACCGTCTTCATGATCAAGTACCTGATGACGTTGATCGTGGGTATCACCTCTGGCTTTTGGATTTGGTCGAGTAAGACGCTGAATTCGTGGAGGAGATTTTATACGAGACTGGCGGTCAATAAACAGGGTGAGACGACCGTGTGA
- the LOC124043436 gene encoding interferon-induced protein 44-like, which translates to MSVVTSSLSGDQEKKLLSLFGHVRLSLLYKASVQGYTAAAFHARCNSQGPTLVAAYNKAGFLFGAYTSKDYTQNGQPINDDKAFLYSINDERQNPLRVSSANGQYGFTDENTGPNFGALVFLFNDTATVQYNAWNSYNFEAAHMHGDDLQLTECEVYRVEELGGCLTKTWRNMQWTSERKRQLKEKIKNYKPDVKSVSQARVLLVGPVGAGKSSFFNSVNSIFRGNMTSQAICGSAGTSLTTQFRTFTIKSGKSGEPIPLILCDTMGLEEASGAGLDMEDIVNIYKGHVQDRYQFNPMTPLSEDVPGYRKHVSLKDQIHCVVYVVDACRVSLMSAKIVEKFAAIRKKTNQIGIPQLVLMTKVDEACPLVSEDLQNVYMSHYIQRKIQELSASLGIPVSGILPVKNYSQELELNQNTDILILSALDQMLNYADSFFENQPEEEKEGL; encoded by the exons ATGAGTGTGGTAACATCCAGTCTATCAGGTGATCAGGAGAAGAAACTGCTTTCTCTGTTCGGCCATGTCCGACTCAGTCTGCTGTACAAAGCCAGTGTCCAAGGCTACACGGCAGCTGCCTTTCACGCACGCTGCAACAGCCAGGGACCCACTTTAGTCGCTGCCTACAACAAGGCTGGCTTCCTGTTTGGAGCCTACACCAGCAAAGACTACACTCAGAATGGGCAGCCTATTAATGACGACAAGGCCTTCCTCTACAGCATCAATGATGAAAGACAAAATCCACTGCGTGTGTCTAGTGCCAATGGCCAGTATGGTTTCACAGATGAAAACACTGGCCCGAATTTTGGTGCCTTGGTGTTTCTGTTCAATGACACAGCTACAGTCCAATATAACGCATGGAACAGCTATAACTTTGAGGCAGCACATATGCATGGCGACGACCTGCAGCTGACTGAATGTGAGGTTTACAGAGTGGAGG AATTGGGAGGTTGTTTGACAAAGACTTGGAGAAACATGCAGTGGACCTCTGA GAGGAAACGGCAGTTGAAGGAGAAAATCAAGAACTATAAGCCTGATGTCAAGTCAGTGAGTCAGGCCCGGGTTCTCCTCGTGGGTCCTGTTGGGGCTGGCAAGTCCAGCTTCTTCAACTCTGTCAACTCTATCTTCAGAGGAAACATGACCAGTCAGGCCATCTGTGGCAGCGCAGGCACCAGCCTGACCACCCAG TTCCGTACCTTCACCATCAAGTCGGGGAAGAGTGGTGAGCCTATACCCCTGATCCTGTGTGACACCATGGGACTGGAGGAGGCGTCAGGAGCTGGCTTGGACATGGAGGACATAGTCAACATTTACAAAGGCCATGTTCAGGACCGTTACCAG TTTAATCCCATGACGCCCTTGAGTGAAGATGTACCTGGGTATCGTAAGCATGTCAGTCTGAAGGATCAGATCCACTGTGTAGTGTACGTGGTGGACGCCTGCAGAGTCTCTCTGATGTCTGCCAAAATTGTGGAGAAGTTTGCCGCCATTCGCAAGAAGACCAATCAGATAG GTATTCCCCAACTGGTGTTAATGACCAAAGTGGACGAGGCCTGCCCCCTAGTGTCAGAAGATCTGCAGAATGTTTATATGAGCCACTACATACAAAGGAAG ATCCAGGAGTTGAGTGCATCCCTGGGCATTCCTGTGTCCGGTATTCTGCCAGTGAAGAACTACAGCCAGGAGCTGGAGCTGAATCAGAACACTGATATCCTGATACTCAGTGCTCTGGATCAGATGTTGAACTATGCTGACAGCTTCTTCGAAAACCAGCCTGAAGAGGAAAAGGAAGGGCTCTAA